The Persephonella sp. KM09-Lau-8 nucleotide sequence ACTCAGACATAGAAAAGGTTTTTAATCAAGAAACAATAAACAAGATAAAAGATATGATTGCACACGGAAAACTTATTGAAAAAAAGGTAGGAAATACATCTTTTATACTTCCAGGGTAGCCTATCAAAAAATTTCACTTATTATTATTTAATGAGCTTGAATTTTTCAATCTCAGGATTGAATTTGATAAAAATTGACTTATATTTTTTATGTGAAAAATCATAAAACAAAGGAGGGCGAGCCATGAATTTCGAAAAATATGTCCAAAAAGGAAATGAGTTTTTAAAAGAACTTGCAGAAGAACTTGGAACTCCCGGAGACAAAGATAGAGCAGGAAGGATACTCCGTGCAGTATTACACGCCCTCAGAAGAAGACTTACACCAGAAGAATTCCTTGATTTACTTGCACAACTTCCAATGTGCATAAAAGCAATAGCTGTTGATGGCTGGAGAATACATGAAAGCCCAGATAAATCTATTAAACATATAGATGACCTTATTGAAGCAGTTATGGAAGAAGATAGAAGAACAGCTGCCAGAGACCTTGGCAATGAAGAACATGCAAAAGAAGCTATAAAAGCTGTAATTAGAGTTATCAAAAGACACGTATCTGATGGCGAAATAAAAGACGTTGAGGCTGAACTTCCAAAACAACTAAGGGAGTTTATAGAAGAAGCCTGATCTCAAGCCCCGTTTAAACGGGGCTTTATTTTATTTTCTCCTAATAAAAATCATTTTTTTATCTTCCCGAATATCCTTTAATTTTCTCAAAAACTCAGGAGAAGTCCCGTGGTGTATAAAAATTTTCTTGGTATGAAATTATCAGAAATAGGAATAGGAACATATCTTGGTCAACCTGATGACCAGACAGACAAAAGTTATCTTGAAACAATCACAGAAGGAATAAAAAGAGGAATAACCGTAATAGATACAGCAATAAACTACAGGAATATGCGAAGTGAGATTATTGTAGGCAAAGCTATAAAAAACACCGATAGAAAAAATGTTTATATTTCTACCAAAGGTGGATATATTGCAGTTCCTTACAACATCCAGCAGGATGCAACCCAGTGGTTTAAGGAAAATTTTGTTCAGACAGGAATAGTATCCCCATCAGAAATAACCCAGACAGGAAATATTATTACTACCAAATATATTGATTGGGCTTTTGAGCAAAGTCTAAAAAATCTGGACACAGAATATATTGATATTTATTTCTTGCATAATCCGGAAGACCAACTACTGAAGTTTGATAGAGAAGCATTTTTAGACAGACTAAGGGGTGTTTTCAGACTTCTTGAAGGAAAAATTCAGGAAGGCAAACTCAGATTTTACGGCCTTGCAACTTGGAATGGCTTCAGAGTTCCTGAAAACCACCAGCAATATCTGAATCTGTCTGAAATATATAAACTGGCTGAAGAAGTAGGAGGAGTAAACCACCACTTTAGATTTATACAACTACCTTATAATCTGGCTATGCTTGAGGCATACAATCTTAAAAATCAAGAAATAGATGGGGAAAAACTTTCCACTCTGGAAGCAGCAGAAAAATTAGGAATTTATACATATATCAGTGCACCAACAATGCAGGGAAGATTAATCAGACCTGTAGCTCCTGAAATTTTAGAAAGATTTAAAGTCAAAAAATACTCCCATATTCCTATCCAGTTTGTCAGAAGCACAAAAGGAGTAGGCACAACTCTGATAGGAATGTCAAAAAAGCAGCATCTATTAGAAAATCTTGAGATAGAAGATATCCCACCGTTGCCACCTGAGGAAATAGATAATATGATAAACTCAAGAAAAATTTAATATAATTGATGTTAAATCTGCCTCAAAGGAGCCCAGAATGATTAGCTATGAAGAAGCAGTAAAAATAATCGTTGATAACACAAAAAGACTTGGAATTGAGAAGGTATTTCTGGATAATGCACTGGGGAGAGTTCTTGCAGAAGATATATATGCAGATGCAGACAATCCACCTGCAGATAACAGCGGTATGGACGGCTTTGCTGTCAGATATGAGGATATAAAAGGTGCAACAGAAGAAGAACCTGTTGTTTTGGAAATCATTGGAGAGTCAAAGGCAGGTGGAGAACCTGTATCAGTAAAACCAGGAACAGCTGCTTATATATACACAGGAGGATTAATTCCTGAGGGAGCTGATACAGTTGTCCAAAAAGAATTAACAAAAGTGGAAGACAACAAGGTTTTTATATTTCAGGAACTGCCTAAAGGAGCAAACATAAGACCACAGGGCGGAGATTATAAAAAAGGAGACCTTTTAATCAAAAAGGGTAAAAGGCTAAGACCTGCAGAAATTGGAATTTTATCGTCTGTAAACAAGCCTACAGTTTACGTTTATCAGGTTCCAAGGGTTGGAATTATAACAACAGGAGACGAAATAATAGACGTTGGAGAACCATTTGAAAGAAAATCACAGATAAGAACATCAAATACATACTCTTTATATTCACAGATTATTGAAGCAGGTGGAGAGCCTGTAATTATAGGCTTTGCAAAAGATGAACCTGAAGATATAGAAAGAAAACTATCCTATGCAAAAAGCTGCGATATCTTACTGACAACAGGAGGCGTATCTGTAGGGGAATATGACCTTGTTAAAGATTTTGTAGTCAAAGTGCTGGGAGTGGAAATACTATTCTGGAAGGTAAAACAAAAACCTGGAAAGCCTGTTGCATTTGGCGTTTGGGGAGCAGAAAAAGAAAAATTATTTTTCGGTATTCCCGGTAACCCTGTTGCTGCAATGGTTGTGTTTGAAAATATGGTAAAGCCTGCCATCAGAAAAATGAGAGGAGATGAAAAATTATTTAATCCTGTAATAAAAGCAAAACTTAAAGGTGGATACAAAAGAAAAAAAGGAGAAAGACTGGAGTTTATCAGGGTAGCGCTGGAACTTACTGATGAAGGCTTTGTGGCAACTCCTTTTGGTAAGCAGGGCTCAAATATACTGACAGGAATGGTTTATGCCCACGGCTTTGGAATTGTCGATGTAGGAGTCACAGAAATAAAAGACGGAGAAGAAATTAAAGTAAGCGTATTTGATACCTCATTTATGGAAGGTGAAAAGATATGATTGAATACCCTGAATATTTAAAAAATGTGCAGGTATATCAGCCAGGAAAACCAATTGAGGAACTTCAAAGGGAACTGGGAATAAAAGAAATCATAAAACTGGCCTCTAATGAAAACCCTTTTGGTTGTTCATTGTTTGTTAAGAAAAGAATAGAGGCTGAAGCAACCCATATAAACAGGTATCCTGATGGTGGAGCTTATTATCTGAGGAAGGCTTTATCTGATTTCCTTGTTGTTGACCCTGACCAGATTATATTCGGAAACGGCTCAAATGAAATTCTTGATATGATAGCGAGGGTTTTCCTTGCAGGTGGAAAGGAAGCATTATTTTTTCAGGGAAGTTTTGTTGTTTATAAATTAATAACACAGATTAATGGTGGAAAGTTCAGAGAAATTCCCCTTGAGTGTGATTTTTCAAGGGATTTAAATAAACTCCTTGATGCTATAACTTCGGAAACAAGGGTTGTATTTATTGATAATCCCTGTAATCCTACAGGTTTTGCCAATAAAAAAGAAGAATTTAATGAGTTTATCAAAAATTTACCTGACCATGTTCTTTTTGTAATTGATGAAGCATATTTTGAGTATGCAAGGCATCACGGGGTTCCTGATTCAGTAAACTATATCAGAAGGATAAATCCTGAAATTCCTGAAAAAAATATTATTGTTCTAAGGACTTTCTCAAAGGCTTATGGTCTTGCAGGGCTTAGAATAGGATACGGTATTGCCAAAAAAGAGATAATTGAGATATTAGAAAAAGTAAGACAGCCTTTTAACACGAACCATCTTGCACAGGTTGCTGCAATTGAGGCTTTAAAAGACCAGGAGTTCGTCGAGTTTTGTGTTCAGGAAAATGAAAAAGGAAAAGAACAGCTTTATGAAGGCTTAGAAAGAAGAGGCATAGAGTTTATTCCCACTTATGCAAATTTCATAATGTTTAAAGTGGATAATGCAAAAGAAATTTATGAAAACTTGCTTAAACTGGGGGTTATAGTCCGACCAGCTTTTGGATTTGATAACTATCTGAGGGTTTCCATCGGCAGACAGGATGAAAATGAAAAATTCCTGCAAGCACTGGATAAACTGGGTATTTCCTGTAAATAAAGTTTGAAAAGTTTTTCTCTATAAACTGGCTTTTAACATTTTACAAAATTCTTATCTCATAAATATTTCCAAAACTATAAAAATTGCTTTTCCCAAAATCACACCCTAAATTAAAGATATAACAATATCCTTAAAGGGTCTTATCATGGGAAAGTCAATAGTAGAGCGTGCCTATTATCTGATGAAATTAGGTCGTGTCTTTGAAGAAAGAGCCAAAGAAGAGTATATGAAAGGTAATATCGCAGGTTTTCTCCATCTGGCAATAGGCGAAGAGGCAGTTCATGTTGGTGCCACCCTTGCCTTTGGCAAAGGAGATATTTTTGTTCATTACAGGGAGCATGTCTGGGCACTTGCCAGAGGAATATCTCCAAAAGTTATAATGGCTGAGTTGTTTGGAAAAGTTACAGGTGTCTCAAAAGGTAAAGGTGGTTCAATGCACCTTTATGAGCCTTCAATGAACTTTTATGGTGGTAATGCAATTGTTGGCGCTCATATTCCCCATGCAGTAGGGGCAGCTTACGCAAGAAAATATCTTGGACATACTGAAGGAGTATTGGTTGCATTTGGAGATGGAGCTACAAATGCAGGAAATTACTATGAATCTCTCAATCTTGCTGCTTTATGGGAGCTACCTGTTTTATTTATAAACGAAAATAACTTTTATGCCATTGGAACCAGAGTTGATAGGGCTTCTGCAATAAAAGAGCTTTATAAAAAGGCAAAAGAGTATATGCCTTCCATAAGAATAGACGGAATGAACTTTTTTGAGGTTTATGATGCTGTTTCAAAAGCAAAGGAATATATAGAGACTGAAGGAAAACCTTATTATATAGAAGCCATTACATATAGATATGAACCCCATTCAATGTCAGACCCAGGAGATTACAGGTCACCACGGGAGCTAAAAGTTTTCCATGACAAAGACCCTATAGAATTCCTGAAAAAAGAAGGTTTAAAAAGAGGTCTGTTAACAGAAGAATTTATAGAAGCTACAGATAAAAGAGTTGAAAGGGAGATAGAAGAAGCTGTTCAGTTTGCATTAGAATCTCCTGAACCTGATGATAAAGAACTTTATACAGATATCTTCTGTGAGGTGTGCACCGATGTTATACCGTGAAGCTTTAAATAAAGCACTTGATGAGATGATGGCAAAGGATGAAACGGTTGTTATTCTGGGTGAAGATGTTGGTTTTTATGGGGGAAACTATAGGGTTACAGAAGGTCTTTATGCAAAATATGGAGAAAAAAGAGCAATAGATACTCCTATTGCAGAAAACTCCATAGTTGGAAATGCCATAGGAATGGCACTTGGCGGTTTAAGACCTGTTGCAGAGATAATGACTGTGAATTTTATACTGATAGCTATGGATCAGATTGTTAATCAGATGGCAAAACTCAGATATATGAGCGGCGGGAAAATAGAACTTCCTATGGTTGTGAGAACACCGCAGGGAGTATCAAAACAGCTTGCAGCCCAGCACTCCCAGAGTTTAGAGAGATTTTTTACCTCTGTTCCAGGGCTTATTACGATGGTGGCTTCTGATGCCACAGCTGCTTATTACGGCCTGAAATATGCAATAGAGCTTGATGACCCTGTTATATTCCTTGAGCATGAGCTTCTATATCCTATGAAAATGGAGATACAGGAAAGAAAGGATTTTAATCCATTTAAAGCAGATATTATAAAGGAAGGAAAAGATATAACCATTGTTTCCTATCTTAAAATGCTCCATGACACGCTAAAAGCTGTGCCTGTTATAGAAAAAGAGCTTGGTGTTTCTGTGGAAGTAATTAATCTGCACTCATTAAATCCCCTTGATATGCAAACTATCGGGGAATCTATCAAAAAAACCAGAAGATTTGTTATTGTTACAGAGGAGCCTAAAACAGGCAGTTATGCTGCAGAAGTTGTATCACGAGTAACAGAAGAATTTTTCTACCAGCTGGATGCTCCGCCGCTGCGGATATGCGGTGAAGATGTTCCAACACCTTACAACAGAAAACTTGAATTATTATCTATCCCAACACCTGACAAAATTGCAAAACAAATTATTTACTGGGGAAAAGAAAATGGAATATAAAATGACAATGCCTCAGCTTACAGATACTATGGAAGAAGGTAAAATTGTCAGATGGTTAAAAAAGGAAGGTGATTATGTAAAGAAAAATGAGCCTATAGTTGAGATAGAGTCAGATAAAGCTGTGATAGAAGTTCCATCTATGAGGGAAGGGATTTTAAAAAAGATACTGGCTGAAGAAGGGGAAGAATTACCGGTAGGGGCACCTATTGCGATAATAGAAACTGAGACAAGGGCAGGAGAAGTAGAAGAAAAACAGCCATCTGAGGTGGAAGAAAAAGTCACACAACAACCTGAAATAAAAGAAGAACAACCAAAACCTCAACCTGAAAAGAAAGAAGAGATTAAAATTGAAATACCAGAAGAAATTCCTGTTCAGAAACTTCCTGCAGGAACGGCATCACCTGCCGCCCGCCAGCTTGCAGCTAGATATGGTATAGATATACAAAAGCTTCAGGAAGAAGGTAAACTTCCTGTTCCTGCCCATGAAAAAGATATCAAAAAATTTGCATTTGAAAGATATTTCTCAAAACAGGCATTGGAGATATTAAACGAATATGGTTTAAACCCAGAAGAAGTTTATAATGAGATAAATAAAAAGAAGATATCCCAGAAAGATATTGAAAAATATATCAGAGAAAAGAATATTCCTTATGTATACAAACCGTCCGATATTCAAAGCATACTGATAAAAAATCTTTCAAAAAGCACCCATATTCCTACATATCATATTAAATACAAATACGATGTTAATTATTTCCTAAAAGAAGAGGAAAAAACAGGCTTTACACTAACTACATATTTGATAAAACTATTTGGGGATGTTCTACAGGAATTTCCAAAGCTAAGAACTGTTTATCGGGATGGTCAGTTTTACCAGTATCCAGCATCTAACATATCTGTTGCTGTTGCTGTAGGGGAAGAGCTTTTTAATCCTACAGTAAAAAATGTTGAAGAAAAATCCCTAAAAGATATATACAACAGACTTAAGGAAATAAAACAAAAGGCAAAAGAAAAAAGACTTGGAATTGAGGATATTCAGGGAGCTACATTTTCAATTTCAAATCTTGGAATGTTCGGTATAGAAGAATTTGATGCAGTTTTGCCACCTTATCATGCAGCAATCGTTGCAATTGGGAAGGCTGTTGATGGAATAATAACAGCGGTTTTCACATTTGACCATCGGGTTATAAACGGAGCCGAAGCAGCAGAATTTGTCGTTGGGGTGGAAAAAAAGCTGAAAGATAAAAAGTATTTATCCTCGCTTAAATAATTCCTCAAATGGTTTTGGTGGTGAAAGATAATACCCCTGACAGTAGTCTATTTCCAGATTTTTTGCCATTTCATAGACTTCTTCTGAATGAACATATTCTGCAACAGTTCTTATTCCTAACTTTTTAGCAAAATTTATTATAGTTTCAACAATAACCTGTGAATATAAATCTTTATCAATATTCTTTATGAGGGAACCATCTATTTTTATAAAGTCCACATCAAGTTTCAGAATATACTCAAAGTTTGAATATCCACTACCAAAATCATCTATGGCTATTCTGCCACCTAATTTTTTTATTTCCTTAAAAAATTCTGAGACTTCTGTATAACTTTTGATACCTTCTGATTCTAAGATTTCAAATACTACCCGATTTTTAAAATCTTCCTGACTAAGATAGTCAAAAATCATTTTTGTTATTTCTCTGTTATGGATATCTTCCACCGATATGTTAATTGAAAATCCTTTGTCCACGTCTCTAAAGTTTTCAAAAGTTTTTTGAAGAACCTTTTTGGTTATCTCTGGATAAAGCTTTGCTTTTTTGGCAATATCTAAAAATTCTTTAGGTGTCAACAACTTACCATCAAAATCAACGACTCGGACAAGAGCCTCAAATTTATCTATATTTCCTGTTTTTGTTTCAAATATCGGTTGATAATGAACCAAAACTCTGTCTGTTTTTAAAGCATCTTTTATTTTATTTGTGATAAGAATATTTTTTTCATAAAGTTCTTTCATCTGAAGTTCATCTTTATAGTAGACAATAGGTTTTTTATTGGCTTTGGCATATTTTAAAGCCATGTCCGCTTTGTTGAGTATGTTATGATTTTCCAGAGATATACCTGCTGTGATGGATACATGTATCTCGTTATCTTCATAAATAATAGGTGTTTCCTGAATATGATAAATAAGCTGATTTATAACCCTTTCAAATTCGTGGGTCTGGATATATCTTATAGCAAGGACTGCATATTCATCTGCAGATAGTTTATATAATCTGTAGCTGGAATCTGTAAGGAATTCCTTTATTTCAACCCCAAGTTGCTTTAATATGTAATCACCCACCTGATAACCATAAAAATCATTTATTTCTTTGAAGTCATCAATATTAAGAATAGCAAGCTTTGGACTGGCAATGTTTTTTAAGTCTTCTATAAGTTTCAAACGGTTAGGTAGACCTGTTAATGGATCTGTATATAACCTTTTTTCAAGTTTTTTGTTTAATTCTTCTAACTCCTTTTCTCTCTGGATGATATCTGTAATATCCCTCTTAATTCCAACATAATATTTATCATTTCCTTCCTTATCTTTTACTGCAAGGGCAACAATATCCAGATATTTTTTGTTTCCATGGCGATCTATAGTGGTTGATATGAATCTCAATCTACCTTTCTTTTTGAGCTGTTCAAGGGTTTCTTCTGCGTTAGGTATTTTTAAAAAATCAGGAAATCTTTTGCCTCTGATTTCTTCTATTGAGTATCCAAGAAGCTCTTCATTGGATTTGTTCTGGTCTACATATCTTCCTTCTGTGTCTACAATACCAATTGCATCAAGGGTGTTCTCATAAATGGTTTTATAAAGATTAAGAAAGTTTTCCTTTTCTTTTAGTTCCGAAACATCTTTAAGAACAAGAACTATCCCTTTAATGTCCGTATTTTTGCTTAAAGATGAGGCAACAAGATGCATAGGTATCTCTCTTTCATCCAGCACCAGCTTACTGGTAAAGCTTTTGCAAGTTCTTTTATTATCTATAATTTCAGAAAGTAACTGTTTTAGTGGAATTTCCTTGCTATCTACTTTAACGAAAATTTTTTCTGTTATGTTCGGGATATTCTTTAATTTTTCTTTTGCAGCATCATTGCTTAATACAACATTTCCATTTTCGTCAAGGACAAGAAATATATCAGGAATACTTGATAGAACATTCTCAAGAAAGTTTTTAGTTTTTGTTAATTCTTTGGTTCTTTCCTGAACTATCTCTTCAAGGGTCTCTGCATACTTTTCAAGCTGTTCTTTAAGTATATTAAGGTAAGTCAGATCTCTGGCATTTATTATAATCTGCTGAACTTTTCCGTTTTTTACAGCTCCTGCCCTTATTATTACCCTTATCCTTTTTCCTGAGTTTGATATTAAATATGCCTCCTGATCCTCTATAGGAAAATTATTTTCAATAGAATGGATAAGTGAATCTATATGCTGGCTGTCTATGATTTTATCTGCTGGTTTTCCCAGAATTTCCTCTGGAGAAAATTCAAGAACTTCACAGAAGGTTTTGTTTATATAGATAATCTCTTTATCAGGTTTAATTACAAAAATAATATCCGGCGAATTTTCAAGAATTTTATGCTCTAAATTACTTTCCATAATATTCCTTTACCTGTTATCAATCATATACCTTACTTCCTCGAACCATCTTAATGCCTCCTCTTTATTATCGAAAATTTTTCCATGAAATGTAGATTTGTCAGAGGGAGCTGTTGTGTAGAAGACCCACTGGTATGTTTCACCATAAGGTTCGGAACTTACAGTTATAAGTTCAACACCTACAATCTCATCAGAATTAAGATAGGTATTTTCTTCTATTTCTATAAACATAACTGTGGCCTCCTTTCAGGCAGTTTCTTCTGCCTTTTCGGCTTCAAGTTGAGCTTTTTTCTTTTTAAACCATCTTACTGATGAATATATGAGAATTAAACCAATAATCAATCCAGAAATTAGTTTAGCTGTAAAAACATCAATATTCCATATCCGAACTGCAGAGAACCATAAAAAGACATATATTAAGTATGAACCATATAGAAGCAGAGCTACCGAAAATGCTTCCCATAATATTTTTGGAAGTATACTCATATTTTTACTCCATTAATTTTTTATAATTATTATAACTTTTTAGCAAGGAGTGGTGAGAATGCTTGTAAAATCTATAGAAGAGATGAAGCAGATAGTTAAAAAACTGAAAAAAGAGGGTAAATCTATAGGCTTTGTTCCAACTATGGGCTACCTCCATGAAGGGCATATCTCACTTATGAGATGTAGCAAAAAGGATAATGATATAACTGTTGTCAGTATCTTTGTAAACCCTATACAGTTTGGTGTAAATGAAGACCTTGATAGATATCCAAGGAATCTTGAAAGAGACCTCCAGATATGTAAAAAAGAAGGGGTGGACTATGTTTTCCATCCATCTGTTGAGGAGATGTATCCTGAGGGATTCTCAACTTATGTGGTAGTAGAAGGATTGACAGAAGGATTATGTGGTGCATACAGACCGGGGCATTTTAAAGGTGTTACAACTGTTGTAAACAAACTATTTAATATTGTCCAGCCTGATAGGGCTTATTTTGGTGAAAAGGATTATCAACAATTAAAGGTAATTCAAAGAATGGTAAAAGACCTTAATATGAATGTTCAGGTGATAGGATGTCCTATTGTGAGAGAGCCTGATAGTCTTGCTATGTCTTCAAGAAATAAGTATCTATCCCCTGAAGAAAGAAAAGCAGCTTTATCCCTGAGCAAAGCACTGTTCAAGGCAAAAGAACTATTTGAGTCTGGAGAAACTGATATAAATAAGATAAGAAAAGAAATGGAAAAAATAATCCTGTCCCATCCTGAGGTTAAAGAAATTCAGTATATAGAATTTGTTGATGCTGAAACACTAAAGCCAAAAGAAAAACTTGAAAAAGGTAGTATAATTGCACTGGCAGTATTTGTTGGAAATACAAGATTAATAGATAACATAAAGGTGTGAATATGCATATAAAAAATAAAAAAATTCAGGGAATTATAGAAACCTTATCACAGTTTTTACACGGAAAAGAGCAGGCATTAAGGCTATCTTTAATTACATTTTTTTCAAAAGGACATCTGCTTATAGAAGACATGCCCGGTCTGGGTAAAACAACACTTGCCATAGGAATAGCCAAAATAATGGGGCTTTCCTTTGGGAGAATACAGGCAACAAGTGATTTACTTCCCACAGATATAACCGGTGTATCCATATACAATAAAGAACTCCAGAAATTTGAGTTCCATCCGGGACCTATTTTCAATAATATCGTGCTGGTTGATGAGATAAACCGGGCTACCCCTAAAACCCAGAGTGCTTTGCTTGAGGCTATGGGAGAAAAGCAGGTTACAGTTGAAGGTGAGACATACAAACTTCCAAAACCATTTTTTGTAATTGCTACACAGAACCCTGTCGAGCAGTTTGGAACATTTCCCCTCCCTGAATCCCAGATGGATAGATTTATGATGAAAATAAGCATAGGATACCCTTCCAGAGAAGCAGAAAGGGAAATTCTAAAAGGTGGTAGCAAAAGGGAGGAGCTTTACAGAATTAGTCCTATACTGGACAAAGAGGAAGTTGTGAAAATACAAAATGAGATTGAACAGGTATATCTATCAGACAAAGTTATTGAATACATACTGGATATAGTTGAGGCAACCAGAAAATCTAAATATTTTGCCTCTGGGTTATCAATCAGGGGAACATTAACTTTAGCAAAAACAGCACGGACAAATGCATATTTTAAAGGCAGAGACTATGTAATCCCTGAAGATATAAAGGAGCTTTTACCTTACACAATACCCCACAGGATCATATTACACGAAATTTATCAAAATACAGACAGCGAGGAACTGATATTATCGGTAGTGGAAAAAATTCCCGTTCCAGCATGATAAAAATAACCAAAGCCGGATGGATATATATAGGGCTTACTATATTTCTGGGAGTTGCAGCTGTAAACACAGGAAACAACCTTGTTTATCTGATAGTTTCTGCAATGCTGAGTTTTATGGGAATTTCCGGATTTTTCGGAAGAAAAAATATTGATAAGCTCCAGATCGAACTGAAATTCCCTGAAGAGATTTATGCCAGTGTTGAAACCCCCGTAAAAATTGTTATAAAAAATCAAAAAAGATTTCTACCTTCTTTTTTGCTGAAGATTAGTATAAATAACCAGAAATCTGTAGTTCCCTATATAGATCCTTCTGGAGAATTTGACCTGCATCTGACCTTAAAATATAACCGGAGAGGATGGCACACCCTTGGATCTGTAGAAATATGTTCCGTATTTCCATTTAATTTCTTTACCAGATGCAAAGAAACTCCTGTTAATCAAAAGTTCATAATTTTTCCAAAACCTGAAAAATGTAATCTATTAGTGCTTTATACCAGCACAAAATCAGCAGGAGAATACCAATCAGATATTATAGGCACACAGGGGGAACTTATATCAATAAAGGATTACTCCCCGGGAGACCCTTTAAAGCTAATCCACTGGAAAGCAACAGCAAAAACTGGACAACTAAAAACTAAAG carries:
- a CDS encoding EAL domain-containing protein, with amino-acid sequence MESNLEHKILENSPDIIFVIKPDKEIIYINKTFCEVLEFSPEEILGKPADKIIDSQHIDSLIHSIENNFPIEDQEAYLISNSGKRIRVIIRAGAVKNGKVQQIIINARDLTYLNILKEQLEKYAETLEEIVQERTKELTKTKNFLENVLSSIPDIFLVLDENGNVVLSNDAAKEKLKNIPNITEKIFVKVDSKEIPLKQLLSEIIDNKRTCKSFTSKLVLDEREIPMHLVASSLSKNTDIKGIVLVLKDVSELKEKENFLNLYKTIYENTLDAIGIVDTEGRYVDQNKSNEELLGYSIEEIRGKRFPDFLKIPNAEETLEQLKKKGRLRFISTTIDRHGNKKYLDIVALAVKDKEGNDKYYVGIKRDITDIIQREKELEELNKKLEKRLYTDPLTGLPNRLKLIEDLKNIASPKLAILNIDDFKEINDFYGYQVGDYILKQLGVEIKEFLTDSSYRLYKLSADEYAVLAIRYIQTHEFERVINQLIYHIQETPIIYEDNEIHVSITAGISLENHNILNKADMALKYAKANKKPIVYYKDELQMKELYEKNILITNKIKDALKTDRVLVHYQPIFETKTGNIDKFEALVRVVDFDGKLLTPKEFLDIAKKAKLYPEITKKVLQKTFENFRDVDKGFSINISVEDIHNREITKMIFDYLSQEDFKNRVVFEILESEGIKSYTEVSEFFKEIKKLGGRIAIDDFGSGYSNFEYILKLDVDFIKIDGSLIKNIDKDLYSQVIVETIINFAKKLGIRTVAEYVHSEEVYEMAKNLEIDYCQGYYLSPPKPFEELFKRG
- the panC gene encoding pantoate--beta-alanine ligase, which encodes MLVKSIEEMKQIVKKLKKEGKSIGFVPTMGYLHEGHISLMRCSKKDNDITVVSIFVNPIQFGVNEDLDRYPRNLERDLQICKKEGVDYVFHPSVEEMYPEGFSTYVVVEGLTEGLCGAYRPGHFKGVTTVVNKLFNIVQPDRAYFGEKDYQQLKVIQRMVKDLNMNVQVIGCPIVREPDSLAMSSRNKYLSPEERKAALSLSKALFKAKELFESGETDINKIRKEMEKIILSHPEVKEIQYIEFVDAETLKPKEKLEKGSIIALAVFVGNTRLIDNIKV
- a CDS encoding MoxR family ATPase yields the protein MHIKNKKIQGIIETLSQFLHGKEQALRLSLITFFSKGHLLIEDMPGLGKTTLAIGIAKIMGLSFGRIQATSDLLPTDITGVSIYNKELQKFEFHPGPIFNNIVLVDEINRATPKTQSALLEAMGEKQVTVEGETYKLPKPFFVIATQNPVEQFGTFPLPESQMDRFMMKISIGYPSREAEREILKGGSKREELYRISPILDKEEVVKIQNEIEQVYLSDKVIEYILDIVEATRKSKYFASGLSIRGTLTLAKTARTNAYFKGRDYVIPEDIKELLPYTIPHRIILHEIYQNTDSEELILSVVEKIPVPA
- a CDS encoding DUF58 domain-containing protein — translated: MIKITKAGWIYIGLTIFLGVAAVNTGNNLVYLIVSAMLSFMGISGFFGRKNIDKLQIELKFPEEIYASVETPVKIVIKNQKRFLPSFLLKISINNQKSVVPYIDPSGEFDLHLTLKYNRRGWHTLGSVEICSVFPFNFFTRCKETPVNQKFIIFPKPEKCNLLVLYTSTKSAGEYQSDIIGTQGELISIKDYSPGDPLKLIHWKATAKTGQLKTKELTEETVRPVLIDFDNVNIPDIEKRISCITYSILQMYKEGIPFGLKIGNILFPPEYSTANKVKILTALAEYGKNEN